One Phyllobacterium sp. T1293 DNA window includes the following coding sequences:
- a CDS encoding DcrB-related protein: MMFHFDEGYMAIPDGWKDQTINIISSTGTSEAGLTFTITREEMPWGMQFDEYVDAELGKAAKALNEFTIVEKVPVQISGNPAHQVECTWVAKQGLMHQIITTISQRNKAIVVTASSPVKMSETQKKQLVATVHTFRFVDRKD; encoded by the coding sequence ATGATGTTTCATTTCGACGAGGGATACATGGCGATCCCGGATGGCTGGAAAGACCAGACCATCAATATCATTTCAAGTACGGGCACTTCTGAGGCTGGTTTAACCTTCACCATTACCCGCGAGGAAATGCCGTGGGGTATGCAGTTTGACGAGTATGTGGACGCTGAACTTGGCAAGGCCGCCAAGGCCCTGAATGAGTTCACCATCGTTGAAAAAGTTCCGGTGCAGATATCCGGCAATCCAGCCCATCAGGTCGAATGTACCTGGGTAGCCAAGCAGGGGCTGATGCATCAGATCATCACCACGATATCGCAGCGTAACAAGGCTATTGTTGTTACTGCGTCCAGCCCGGTGAAGATGTCCGAAACACAGAAAAAGCAGCTTGTTGCTACGGTGCATACATTTCGTTTTGTTGACCGCAAGGATTAA
- a CDS encoding RHS repeat-associated core domain-containing protein, producing the protein MSLLNNIATGGAVAAGRRHGSYTSVSNSNTPQAGTPTYDMGPLDDPTARSDAVKGWDSTLDFVESDAFNYAVTGGMVGYAGVTGAMATGTLAGGATAMGTALVPVAAGLAGAMVGAWAGEKLGNWAMDAMGYQKIAQNGEMPAHILHPIAHESGWGLGALVLGAVAGLAAGIFVVATFGTGLVVLAAAAAVGGALAGLGAGFASAAGQYGTNKGVISKGSPNVFFEGKPVARITDEVVCEDHGIQKIAQGNMTVFANGLAIAHIGHKTTCDGTINDGCKTIVIDLDTNPQQLDIDVGWMKRITRTGLAILNFLPLPSSKRKPGQSSAHPVENKPAGVCTTRGCPADVASGQFFDVRTDLYLPGTIPVVFQRVCQRNAAGLLGKGWMSNWTQHLHVNGGVVQFHDPEGVVISFHAPYEQIDAENVRFPHLRLFSEDRQSFTIWNSRQQLYYVFAEANLGRVWLSRIEDRNGNTVEFTYDPDGLARVIHSDGFELTVHSENWLLKSVFTGVADDNRQMVKWSYTTHGCLEEVRSAQSGYMRYYYDEHDRIIRWHDSKASDVSYVWNKEDRVSSILSTSGYMSGDFAYDAKNRITRFTDSLGATSVYFYDEDGLVWKEIDPLGNEWLTEWGVSFNIISATTPLGLKSTLQYDEIGNVVTLTDASGATSSWSYGPDGLLASASDAEGNSRNYHYDNRGNMIAMVNEMGETTSLRVGERGEVLRIEQPNGGQTRVFYDHYMRPRAVTDAAGNTRTMQYDIEGRLLWATDALGNQTRFDYARDAHNPKGLLREVLLANGSREQFEYDSEGNPARFIDANGNIRDFSFGPFDLPLVTTDSFGNRLRYEYDGEGRMTALVNAKSERYELIIDAAGRIVREKEFGGIATSYARDADGRTISRFTADGVETFYDYNERNEVLAVSVARDDEKISTHYTYDKRGLLTSAENADSLVKFEYDALGRATREELNGRSVVSGYAKGESRRVTREGDAAALELSYDPVGTLQSLSIAGHDAMAFSRDARGLEVLRRTEAGFAQAQSYSSIGLLEAQVAGSFGDVSSQLTGLPGRERLPGRHTIMGALKVNRHYQWDPAANLVGITDGRWGETRFTHDDRNQIIQTTHQSRFAGASFMERFGYDACNNLSLADYTSGKDPARSVKETLPGQTVEQDAGGRVRKRGHFRYAYDLRGRVIEKRYEEDGFRPKIWRYEWESQNRLVQLETPDGEIWRYGYDALGRRIRRLRVFEGGNNTKKRYPKSGGSGKPHDLAVGSAFQWDRNQLIAEAPIYADGTVAWDQARNWIYEPGTFKPLAQLGANGGLHYVVTDQAGTPRELISEDGSKVVWAAQFQTWGQVDKQQFLPDDPAANDNEPIETVDCPLRFQGQWEDSESGLYYNHQRYYDPDSAQYLSPDPIGLIGGSRLQGYVANPATRVDPVGLTECATHVGEQPRDANGKWSGPGTKPGGVAELAVKNKYTNEGFDYHDQVYARVPGSDKYSVIDGVAVKDGSFVAVESKPEGRSLTPQQREIQQAIQQGKPVELYGKNAEQIAGLPKDGVVTFDRYEVNRY; encoded by the coding sequence GTGTCTCTCCTTAACAACATCGCTACGGGAGGAGCAGTCGCTGCCGGTCGCAGGCACGGTTCCTATACCAGTGTGTCGAACTCAAATACGCCGCAGGCTGGTACCCCCACTTATGACATGGGGCCACTCGACGATCCCACCGCACGATCGGATGCCGTTAAGGGGTGGGACTCAACACTCGACTTCGTTGAGAGCGATGCCTTCAATTATGCCGTCACAGGGGGAATGGTTGGCTATGCCGGTGTGACCGGAGCAATGGCGACGGGAACATTGGCTGGTGGCGCAACTGCGATGGGGACAGCACTTGTCCCGGTTGCAGCGGGTTTGGCCGGTGCGATGGTTGGCGCTTGGGCCGGTGAGAAACTCGGAAACTGGGCGATGGATGCCATGGGCTATCAGAAAATAGCCCAGAATGGCGAGATGCCAGCTCATATATTGCATCCGATTGCTCATGAGAGCGGTTGGGGGCTGGGCGCACTTGTCCTCGGTGCAGTCGCCGGACTGGCAGCCGGTATATTCGTCGTTGCCACATTCGGTACAGGACTTGTTGTGCTCGCCGCTGCCGCTGCCGTTGGCGGAGCGTTGGCCGGATTGGGCGCCGGTTTCGCATCGGCTGCTGGACAATATGGGACCAATAAAGGGGTTATATCCAAAGGCTCACCCAATGTCTTTTTCGAGGGAAAACCTGTAGCGCGCATCACCGACGAAGTTGTGTGCGAAGATCACGGCATCCAGAAGATCGCGCAGGGCAACATGACAGTGTTTGCCAATGGTCTTGCAATTGCCCATATCGGTCACAAGACAACTTGCGATGGTACTATCAATGATGGTTGCAAAACGATTGTAATCGACCTCGACACCAACCCGCAGCAGCTCGACATCGATGTCGGTTGGATGAAACGGATCACCCGGACGGGTTTGGCCATTCTCAACTTTCTGCCACTGCCAAGTAGCAAACGAAAGCCGGGTCAAAGCAGTGCGCATCCGGTCGAGAACAAACCAGCAGGTGTTTGCACCACCAGAGGCTGTCCGGCTGACGTGGCCTCCGGCCAGTTCTTTGATGTACGCACTGACCTTTATTTACCAGGTACAATTCCGGTCGTATTTCAGCGGGTATGTCAGCGCAATGCAGCAGGCCTGCTTGGCAAGGGCTGGATGTCCAACTGGACACAACATCTGCACGTCAATGGAGGCGTCGTCCAGTTCCACGATCCCGAAGGGGTGGTTATCAGTTTTCATGCTCCCTATGAGCAGATCGACGCTGAAAATGTCCGTTTCCCGCACTTGCGGCTTTTTTCCGAGGACCGGCAGTCCTTTACAATCTGGAACAGCAGGCAGCAGCTCTACTACGTCTTCGCAGAAGCCAATCTCGGACGTGTGTGGCTGTCGCGCATCGAAGACCGCAATGGCAACACGGTGGAGTTCACTTACGATCCTGATGGCCTCGCCCGTGTCATACATTCGGATGGATTTGAACTTACTGTTCATTCCGAGAACTGGCTGCTTAAATCGGTTTTCACCGGCGTTGCTGATGACAACAGGCAAATGGTCAAGTGGTCTTACACCACCCACGGATGCCTCGAGGAAGTACGCTCTGCGCAGAGCGGATATATGCGCTATTACTATGATGAGCATGATCGCATCATCCGCTGGCATGACAGCAAGGCAAGCGATGTCAGCTATGTCTGGAACAAGGAAGACCGCGTCAGCAGCATTCTCAGCACATCCGGCTATATGTCTGGTGATTTCGCATATGATGCCAAAAACCGGATAACCCGCTTCACTGACAGCCTCGGCGCAACCTCCGTCTATTTCTACGATGAAGATGGTCTTGTCTGGAAAGAAATCGATCCGCTTGGGAACGAATGGCTCACCGAATGGGGCGTATCGTTCAATATTATTTCCGCTACCACACCGCTGGGCCTGAAATCGACACTCCAATATGACGAGATCGGCAATGTGGTCACGTTGACGGATGCCAGCGGCGCAACGTCTTCCTGGTCATATGGGCCAGATGGTTTGCTTGCATCCGCATCGGATGCAGAAGGTAACAGTCGAAACTACCACTATGACAATCGCGGCAATATGATTGCGATGGTCAATGAGATGGGGGAGACCACATCGCTGCGCGTTGGTGAGCGCGGAGAAGTGCTGCGTATTGAACAGCCCAATGGCGGGCAAACCCGTGTCTTTTATGATCATTACATGCGACCACGCGCGGTTACGGATGCCGCCGGTAACACGCGGACCATGCAGTATGATATTGAAGGCAGATTACTGTGGGCGACCGACGCACTTGGCAATCAAACCAGATTTGACTACGCGCGTGATGCACACAATCCGAAAGGCTTGTTGCGTGAGGTTTTGCTGGCGAACGGTAGCCGCGAACAATTTGAATATGACAGTGAAGGCAATCCAGCGCGCTTTATCGATGCCAACGGCAATATACGTGATTTCTCATTCGGGCCTTTTGATCTGCCGCTTGTGACAACGGACTCTTTTGGCAATCGCCTGCGTTACGAATATGACGGCGAAGGTCGCATGACCGCCTTGGTCAACGCAAAGTCGGAACGTTACGAGCTTATTATTGATGCTGCTGGACGCATCGTCAGGGAAAAGGAGTTTGGCGGGATTGCGACAAGCTATGCGCGTGATGCGGATGGTCGAACCATATCCCGGTTCACGGCGGATGGTGTAGAGACATTCTATGACTATAACGAGCGCAATGAGGTTTTGGCTGTAAGTGTTGCTCGGGATGACGAGAAGATCAGCACACATTACACCTATGATAAGCGTGGCTTGCTTACCTCTGCTGAGAACGCCGATTCCCTTGTTAAATTTGAATATGATGCACTGGGGCGGGCAACGCGTGAAGAACTGAATGGCCGCTCCGTCGTGTCAGGTTATGCAAAAGGCGAGTCGAGGCGTGTTACGCGCGAAGGTGACGCTGCAGCGCTCGAGCTATCATATGATCCCGTCGGCACACTGCAATCCCTATCAATCGCCGGGCATGATGCCATGGCGTTTTCAAGAGATGCCCGTGGTCTCGAAGTTCTACGCCGTACCGAGGCTGGATTTGCTCAAGCCCAGTCTTATTCATCGATTGGGCTACTCGAAGCACAGGTCGCTGGATCATTCGGGGATGTGTCGAGCCAATTAACCGGCTTGCCCGGACGTGAACGGCTTCCCGGTCGGCATACGATTATGGGTGCGTTGAAGGTCAATCGCCATTATCAATGGGACCCTGCTGCCAATCTTGTTGGCATCACAGATGGACGGTGGGGGGAAACGCGTTTCACCCACGATGATCGAAACCAGATCATTCAAACGACCCATCAAAGCCGTTTTGCAGGCGCGTCATTCATGGAGCGCTTCGGTTATGATGCCTGCAACAATCTTTCGTTGGCAGACTATACGAGCGGGAAAGACCCGGCGCGATCGGTCAAGGAAACGCTCCCCGGTCAGACGGTCGAACAGGACGCTGGTGGCCGCGTTCGTAAACGCGGACACTTCCGATATGCCTATGATCTACGCGGACGGGTCATCGAGAAACGCTACGAGGAAGATGGCTTTCGGCCTAAAATCTGGCGCTATGAATGGGAAAGCCAGAACAGGCTCGTTCAACTCGAGACACCGGACGGTGAAATCTGGCGCTATGGCTATGACGCACTTGGTCGTCGCATTAGGCGGCTACGTGTATTTGAGGGTGGCAACAATACCAAGAAGCGGTATCCCAAGTCTGGCGGATCGGGCAAACCTCATGATCTTGCTGTTGGCTCAGCGTTCCAATGGGACCGCAATCAGCTCATTGCCGAAGCACCCATCTATGCGGATGGAACGGTGGCATGGGATCAGGCCCGGAACTGGATCTACGAACCCGGCACGTTCAAGCCCCTCGCGCAACTCGGCGCAAATGGCGGTCTGCACTATGTGGTGACAGATCAGGCGGGCACCCCGCGCGAACTCATTAGCGAAGATGGCAGTAAAGTCGTCTGGGCTGCCCAGTTCCAGACTTGGGGGCAAGTCGATAAACAACAGTTCTTGCCGGATGATCCCGCCGCCAACGACAATGAGCCGATCGAAACTGTTGACTGTCCTCTCCGTTTTCAAGGCCAATGGGAAGATAGCGAAAGTGGTCTCTACTATAACCACCAGCGCTATTACGATCCTGATTCTGCACAATATCTGTCACCCGATCCCATTGGGCTGATCGGCGGTTCGCGTCTGCAAGGATATGTGGCCAATCCTGCCACGCGAGTTGATCCGGTAGGCTTGACTGAGTGTGCCACTCATGTAGGTGAACAACCTCGAGATGCAAATGGTAAGTGGAGTGGTCCCGGCACAAAGCCTGGTGGAGTAGCCGAACTTGCTGTCAAAAATAAGTATACCAATGAAGGTTTTGACTACCATGACCAAGTCTATGCCCGAGTGCCAGGCTCCGACAAATACAGTGTTATAGACGGGGTTGCGGTGAAGGACGGTAGTTTTGTGGCTGTTGAATCCAAACCTGAAGGACGTTCTCTCACACCTCAACAAAGGGAAATTCAGCAAGCCATTCAACAAGGCAAGCCGGTCGAACTATATGGCAAAAATGCCGAACAAATAGCCGGTCTTCCAAAAGATGGTGTCGTCACCTTCGATCGTTACGAAGTTAACAGGTATTGA
- a CDS encoding Rrf2 family transcriptional regulator has translation MRRDSRLSRMLHVLIHMDRHTKRMTSETIAQMLGTNAVVIRRTMAGLKKQGYVRSENGHGGGWELTRGLAEISLLDVYVAIGAPALFAIGPSSDHPTCLVEQAVDAALDDTLRNAELLLRDRLAAITIADLASDFDQRFAAIHLSDGICAVKA, from the coding sequence TTGAGACGCGACAGCCGCCTATCGAGAATGCTTCATGTGCTCATACACATGGATCGTCACACGAAACGCATGACATCCGAGACCATAGCACAGATGCTTGGAACAAATGCCGTCGTCATTCGTCGAACGATGGCCGGCCTCAAAAAGCAGGGTTATGTCCGCTCGGAAAACGGCCATGGCGGCGGCTGGGAGTTAACGCGGGGTCTCGCCGAGATCTCGCTATTGGACGTTTATGTGGCAATCGGAGCGCCAGCCCTATTTGCCATTGGCCCCTCTTCCGATCACCCGACATGCCTTGTGGAGCAAGCGGTTGACGCGGCGCTTGACGACACCTTGCGAAATGCCGAACTGCTATTACGAGATCGGCTCGCCGCAATCACTATTGCCGACCTGGCGTCAGATTTTGATCAGCGATTTGCTGCAATTCACCTGTCTGACGGCATTTGCGCAGTAAAAGCCTAG
- a CDS encoding NAD(P)/FAD-dependent oxidoreductase — protein sequence MKFDVIVVGGSFAGLSATMQLARARRRVALIDAAAPRNRFTKASHGFLGQDGKSPHEIVATGRSELGRYPTVKLIDAEVVSAVAEGDVFNVTLSGGEVLQAARLVLATGMRDELPDVPGLDLRWGRSVFVCPYCDGYEYGDMALGVLAAGPLSVHQAMLVSDWGPTTYFTQGLHEPDAEGLAALSARGVRIERSPVVELLGPVPTLEAMRLADGRAVPLSALFIAPQTHIVSDLPHQLGCALENGPKGPYIKVDDFKLTSVKGVYAAGDVASPMPNATLASASGVLAGVAAHQSLIFP from the coding sequence ATGAAGTTCGATGTTATTGTCGTCGGAGGTAGTTTTGCCGGATTATCGGCAACCATGCAGTTGGCGCGGGCGCGGCGCCGCGTTGCGCTGATTGATGCAGCAGCGCCCCGTAACCGCTTCACGAAAGCGTCGCATGGATTTCTGGGGCAGGACGGCAAGAGCCCGCACGAAATCGTAGCCACTGGTCGCAGTGAACTTGGCCGCTATCCCACGGTAAAACTCATCGACGCGGAAGTTGTTTCGGCTGTTGCTGAGGGCGACGTGTTCAATGTGACTTTGAGTGGTGGAGAGGTCCTTCAGGCAGCGCGTTTGGTGCTGGCGACTGGCATGCGGGACGAATTGCCAGATGTGCCCGGCTTGGACTTGCGCTGGGGGCGTTCCGTTTTTGTTTGCCCCTATTGCGATGGATATGAATATGGCGACATGGCGTTGGGGGTTCTGGCAGCGGGTCCGCTCTCGGTACATCAGGCAATGCTCGTGTCGGATTGGGGGCCGACAACCTATTTTACACAAGGGCTTCATGAGCCAGATGCTGAGGGGCTCGCAGCGCTTTCGGCCCGAGGTGTTCGCATCGAACGCTCTCCCGTGGTCGAATTGCTTGGGCCAGTGCCAACTCTGGAAGCAATGCGGCTGGCCGATGGTCGTGCGGTTCCTCTGTCAGCCCTGTTTATCGCGCCGCAGACGCATATAGTCAGTGACCTGCCGCATCAACTCGGCTGCGCTTTGGAAAATGGCCCTAAGGGACCTTACATCAAGGTGGACGATTTCAAGCTCACCTCCGTCAAAGGTGTTTACGCCGCTGGCGACGTTGCAAGTCCGATGCCGAACGCGACGCTCGCGTCAGCTTCCGGCGTACTGGCAGGCGTCGCGGCGCATCAGTCACTCATTTTCCCATAA
- a CDS encoding LacI family DNA-binding transcriptional regulator, whose amino-acid sequence MTDKTEAAVTLQDIADAAGVSVASVSKVLNNRPGVGDESRRRIIGIADEMGYQSRASRGQSIVKSKDLTVVTPGEYYSNSLFYSDVIKGVLDQAKSQGVEANVRLVARDLPEAESDIAKILDEDVTTAILLVGLDYPEIIERIVQSEVPTVIINGTDRSMRLSSITPDNRSAGWLATCHLLDAGHRNIVHVTLPHRSSLVRRMDGFRDAIEEAGIQFDPARHVLDLGKEGVRDFEAALAIKQALKAGRLEGTTAFFCSTDLVALGVMEGLKESGYSVPGSYSVIGYDDVPIALYSRPPLTTIRVDRMELGRVGFSMLQEKIANPSMSVRHVNLGVELIERQTVTSLL is encoded by the coding sequence ATGACAGATAAAACGGAAGCTGCCGTTACACTTCAGGATATTGCGGATGCGGCTGGCGTGTCGGTCGCCTCCGTTTCAAAGGTGTTGAACAACCGCCCCGGTGTGGGCGATGAAAGCCGAAGACGCATCATCGGCATCGCCGATGAAATGGGCTACCAATCCCGCGCTTCACGCGGACAATCTATTGTCAAATCCAAAGACCTGACGGTTGTTACCCCAGGAGAGTATTACTCCAACTCGCTGTTTTACAGCGACGTTATCAAAGGGGTACTCGATCAGGCAAAATCCCAGGGCGTTGAGGCAAACGTTCGACTGGTTGCCCGTGACCTGCCTGAAGCAGAATCCGATATTGCCAAAATTCTGGATGAGGATGTCACGACTGCTATTCTGCTTGTCGGACTCGATTATCCTGAGATTATCGAGCGTATTGTTCAAAGCGAAGTTCCGACCGTTATCATCAACGGCACGGATCGCTCGATGCGACTGAGCAGTATAACGCCTGACAACAGGTCCGCCGGTTGGTTGGCTACGTGCCATTTACTGGATGCCGGACACCGAAATATCGTGCATGTCACCCTTCCCCATCGCTCATCACTGGTTCGGCGGATGGACGGCTTTCGGGATGCAATAGAAGAAGCAGGTATACAGTTTGATCCTGCTCGTCATGTTCTGGATTTGGGTAAAGAAGGCGTCCGGGACTTTGAGGCGGCACTCGCTATCAAGCAGGCCTTGAAAGCCGGGCGGCTTGAAGGCACGACAGCTTTTTTCTGCAGCACCGATCTTGTCGCTCTTGGTGTCATGGAGGGCTTGAAAGAGTCTGGATATTCAGTGCCGGGTTCTTATTCGGTCATTGGTTATGATGACGTGCCAATCGCACTATACAGCCGCCCTCCTCTAACGACCATTCGAGTGGACCGAATGGAATTGGGGAGAGTTGGCTTCTCTATGCTTCAGGAAAAAATCGCTAACCCATCCATGAGTGTGAGGCATGTCAATCTTGGCGTTGAACTGATCGAACGCCAAACGGTGACTTCATTGCTCTAA
- a CDS encoding glycoside hydrolase family 88 protein has protein sequence MKMPTDNYFANALRPASLNRAEHQIALERCIGKVREILPVIGVRNPKIGIDNRKWSYCAPGDWVISFMSGQLWLALQLTGDPIFLNAARARRPAFRDILRNRRSQNHDLGFQFSLSCVADWRMTGSGEAHDMALDAARGLVSRYCPRGRYIQAWNALAKQDMTRAKFVAGRMIADTMQNLALLYWAWSETGNADFRDAADGHAETTAQYLVRPDDTSFHTFIFDVVTGEPIRGETHQGFANGSCWSRGQAWMIHGFAQSARTTGNSAYLDIAKRLAVKAVALMGNDDVPVWDFSVTDAKAPRDSSAAAIMAAGIYIIADLSDETESTHWKSQADRLISGLLRSCDISGNPEAEGLLAHGAAHVTAGYSDTMLPYGDYYFMEALMRSLGHTDFFW, from the coding sequence ATGAAGATGCCCACGGACAATTATTTCGCGAATGCCTTACGCCCAGCCAGCCTTAATCGCGCAGAGCATCAGATCGCTCTGGAGCGGTGCATTGGCAAAGTTCGCGAAATTTTGCCTGTGATCGGGGTACGCAATCCCAAGATTGGGATTGATAATCGCAAGTGGTCCTATTGCGCACCCGGAGACTGGGTAATCAGTTTCATGTCGGGGCAGCTCTGGTTGGCGCTTCAACTGACTGGTGATCCGATTTTCCTCAACGCCGCACGCGCCCGGCGCCCGGCTTTCCGGGATATATTGCGCAATCGCCGATCACAAAACCACGATCTTGGATTTCAGTTTTCTCTGAGCTGCGTTGCGGACTGGCGCATGACTGGTTCAGGAGAGGCGCATGATATGGCTCTGGATGCGGCACGCGGCCTTGTTTCACGCTATTGTCCGCGTGGACGCTATATTCAGGCGTGGAATGCTCTCGCCAAGCAGGATATGACCCGCGCAAAGTTCGTTGCCGGTCGTATGATTGCCGATACAATGCAGAATCTGGCGCTCCTGTACTGGGCATGGAGTGAAACAGGAAACGCGGATTTTCGCGACGCAGCGGACGGCCATGCGGAGACGACTGCCCAATATCTGGTACGACCGGATGATACGAGCTTCCACACTTTCATATTTGATGTTGTCACCGGTGAACCAATCCGCGGCGAAACCCATCAGGGTTTTGCCAACGGCTCCTGCTGGTCACGGGGTCAGGCATGGATGATCCACGGTTTTGCACAATCCGCACGCACAACGGGAAACAGCGCCTATCTGGATATTGCAAAGCGACTGGCGGTAAAAGCCGTAGCATTGATGGGCAATGACGATGTGCCCGTCTGGGATTTTTCTGTAACAGACGCAAAGGCCCCACGGGACAGTTCAGCTGCCGCAATTATGGCCGCCGGCATTTATATAATCGCCGATCTGAGTGACGAGACCGAATCCACCCACTGGAAATCGCAGGCCGATCGTTTGATAAGCGGCCTGCTGCGCAGCTGCGATATCAGCGGAAACCCTGAAGCTGAGGGGCTTCTTGCTCATGGCGCGGCGCATGTCACAGCAGGATATTCCGACACAATGCTTCCCTATGGCGACTACTATTTCATGGAAGCTTTGATGCGTTCGCTTGGCCACACAGATTTCTTCTGGTAG
- a CDS encoding carbohydrate ABC transporter permease, giving the protein MIARGLAGAGFRRQVASYSFLIPWLIGFFALTVGPIATSIYLSFTDYGLMAPPQWIGMENYIRIASDDPRFWTAMNVTFTFVLLSVPLKLAFALAVAVALNKGLRGLAVFRAIFYLPSLLGGTVAIAFMWRQIFSRDGLLNRGLEYLFGYDGPGWVSSPSTALYTLVLLAIWQFGSSMIIFLAGLRQIPQDMYEAASIDGASRARQFFKITLPLLTPVIFFNAVIQTIDAFKAFTSAFVISGGDGGPIDSTLFYTLYLFQEAFVNLHIGYASALAWILVIIIAFFTALSFLSARYWVHYDD; this is encoded by the coding sequence ATGATTGCACGCGGTCTAGCCGGGGCCGGATTTCGCAGGCAGGTTGCGAGTTACAGCTTCCTGATCCCCTGGTTGATCGGGTTCTTTGCGCTTACCGTGGGGCCGATTGCGACCTCAATCTACCTGTCCTTCACCGATTATGGCCTCATGGCGCCACCCCAGTGGATCGGCATGGAGAACTATATCCGCATCGCTTCCGATGACCCGCGCTTTTGGACTGCGATGAACGTCACTTTCACATTCGTGCTTTTGTCTGTCCCGCTGAAACTGGCTTTCGCGCTGGCGGTGGCTGTGGCCCTGAACAAGGGCCTTCGCGGACTCGCGGTGTTCCGGGCGATTTTCTACCTGCCATCGCTGTTGGGCGGCACTGTTGCCATAGCTTTCATGTGGCGGCAGATTTTTTCCCGCGATGGTCTTTTGAACCGAGGTCTCGAATATCTCTTTGGATATGATGGGCCCGGCTGGGTTTCGAGCCCGTCAACGGCACTCTATACTCTGGTCTTGCTCGCAATCTGGCAGTTTGGATCGTCCATGATCATCTTTCTGGCCGGGCTGCGGCAGATCCCTCAGGACATGTACGAGGCTGCAAGCATTGATGGTGCAAGCCGGGCGCGGCAGTTCTTCAAAATTACCCTGCCTTTGCTGACGCCAGTTATCTTTTTCAATGCGGTGATTCAGACAATCGATGCCTTCAAAGCCTTTACCTCAGCATTTGTCATAAGCGGCGGCGATGGGGGGCCGATCGACAGCACGCTGTTTTACACGCTCTATTTGTTTCAGGAAGCCTTCGTCAATCTGCATATTGGCTACGCCTCGGCACTCGCCTGGATACTCGTCATCATCATTGCATTCTTTACAGCCTTGTCCTTCCTGTCCGCCAGATATTGGGTGCATTACGATGACTGA
- a CDS encoding carbohydrate ABC transporter permease, whose translation MTEASLSRGRQQGLVHSSKRVFSYCLLTAASLVMLYPLLWMVSSSFKPNDEIFTSVSLLPDKITLDAYVRGWNGLSGGFGRLFFNSLLISVLAVIGNLISCSLAAYAFTRLRFFGRDFWFALMLGTLIMPQHAVLIPQYVLFLKLGWVNTILPLVVPKFLAIDAFFIFLMVQFFRGLPRELDEAAIMDGCGPWRIYFKIILPLSGPVLATAAVFSFIWTWDDFFAPLIYLNDIQNYTVQLGLRSFVDSTAQSDWSALFAMSTLTVFPIFILFIAFQRLLIEGIATTGMKR comes from the coding sequence ATGACTGAAGCAAGTTTGTCTCGCGGTCGCCAACAGGGCTTGGTCCATAGCTCAAAGCGCGTTTTCTCGTACTGCCTGCTGACGGCGGCGAGCCTTGTTATGCTTTATCCATTGCTGTGGATGGTCTCGAGTTCATTCAAACCGAATGATGAGATTTTCACATCGGTCTCTCTGCTACCGGACAAGATCACACTTGATGCCTATGTGCGCGGATGGAATGGGTTGAGCGGCGGTTTCGGCAGGCTTTTCTTCAATTCGCTGCTTATTTCCGTTCTGGCTGTTATTGGAAACCTTATCTCCTGTTCACTGGCAGCCTATGCCTTTACCCGGCTCCGCTTTTTCGGGCGTGACTTCTGGTTTGCCCTGATGCTCGGCACGCTGATCATGCCGCAGCATGCAGTGCTGATACCGCAATATGTGCTGTTTCTGAAGCTGGGCTGGGTCAACACGATCCTGCCGCTTGTTGTACCAAAGTTTCTGGCAATCGACGCATTTTTCATCTTCCTCATGGTGCAGTTTTTTCGCGGATTACCGAGAGAATTGGATGAGGCTGCCATTATGGACGGCTGTGGCCCGTGGCGGATCTATTTCAAAATCATCCTGCCGCTATCGGGCCCTGTCTTGGCCACAGCAGCGGTGTTTTCGTTCATCTGGACGTGGGACGATTTCTTTGCACCTCTTATCTATCTCAATGACATCCAGAACTACACGGTACAACTCGGCCTGCGTTCCTTTGTCGATTCAACGGCGCAATCGGACTGGAGCGCGCTTTTCGCCATGTCCACTTTGACTGTCTTTCCCATTTTCATTCTCTTCATCGCGTTTCAGCGATTGTTGATTGAAGGCATTGCCACAACAGGAATGAAACGATGA